One Candidatus Bathyanammoxibius amoris DNA segment encodes these proteins:
- a CDS encoding site-specific integrase, translated as MGRIFKRAGRWYVDFTANGQRVRKSVSGDRQVALQVLKEMEGRAVRGEYGLADNRVETEELKRRYLKHIKLHFKKRTVEGYVQDLNLILSYLDSRLVSEINPSRIDDYVEHRKRCAPVSDRTINLEVMVLKSMLQKGVESELIASNPLQTVKPLKHRGKRFKRALTGEEIERLLDAATERYKPVWLCFITSGLRKSELVNLTWDDVDLKRKEIKVQNREDFETKTGGIRIIPMADRLYKELKALRPLSKSKYVFTTKHNTPLRNNLLTRFKETVKRAGIDLKGVRIHSLRHTFITHLIRNGANPKVVQQLAGHKSISITMDIYAEVLPGDERNAIMSVPSWHTGGTRKILKLQRNVQ; from the coding sequence ATGGGTAGAATCTTTAAACGCGCGGGCAGGTGGTATGTAGATTTCACGGCCAACGGCCAAAGAGTACGAAAATCTGTGTCGGGAGACCGCCAAGTAGCCTTGCAGGTCTTAAAAGAGATGGAAGGCCGGGCTGTGCGTGGGGAGTATGGCCTGGCAGATAACCGTGTCGAGACTGAGGAGCTTAAGCGAAGATACCTGAAGCACATCAAACTGCATTTCAAGAAGCGCACCGTCGAAGGTTATGTCCAGGACTTAAACCTGATACTGAGCTACTTAGACTCAAGGCTTGTTTCGGAAATCAACCCTTCACGCATTGACGATTACGTAGAACACCGTAAGAGGTGTGCACCTGTAAGTGACAGGACGATAAACCTTGAAGTAATGGTGTTAAAATCAATGCTTCAGAAGGGCGTAGAGTCGGAGCTTATCGCGTCAAATCCCCTGCAAACAGTAAAACCCTTGAAGCATCGTGGGAAACGGTTTAAGAGAGCCTTGACCGGAGAAGAAATAGAGCGGCTACTTGATGCCGCCACGGAACGCTATAAACCGGTGTGGCTGTGTTTTATTACCAGCGGGTTAAGGAAGTCTGAGCTGGTGAATCTCACGTGGGATGATGTAGACCTAAAGCGCAAAGAAATCAAGGTGCAGAACAGAGAGGACTTTGAGACAAAGACGGGCGGTATACGAATAATCCCCATGGCTGATAGGCTCTATAAGGAGCTTAAAGCTTTGAGGCCACTGTCAAAGTCAAAGTATGTCTTCACCACCAAGCACAACACCCCATTAAGAAATAATCTTCTCACTAGATTTAAAGAGACCGTCAAGAGGGCGGGTATAGATTTAAAGGGTGTACGTATCCACTCGCTCCGACACACCTTCATAACCCACCTGATAAGGAACGGTGCAAACCCCAAGGTGGTGCAGCAGCTTGCGGGACATAAAAGTATTTCTATTACCATGGACATATATGCCGAGGTCTTGCCGGGAGACGAAAGAAATGCTATTATGTCCGTCCCTAGTTGGCACACTGGCGGCACAAGAAAGATTTTGAAGCTGCAACGTAATGTGCAGTAA
- a CDS encoding DUF3631 domain-containing protein, with protein MNGTTLKPKYTALDYAAEIQGRYDVLIEELSSLNDQVAPRQTNELYMGVRAWWGDFNAGQRATIKKLLKEKLGITAADIERDTKNEREKSKEGGTALSSQSGKEVNLKHGGDKQERRAQSIVEDRVCYRTNRGYIVAGGHIEEDETNCPLYHFSTKGHIRFLDGEQPKISETYDKVVDRLSRHVVWKRPHHAKVVGLWIMGTYFASIFTWYAYLWLTSPARRCGKSLLLELVSLLAYNATPILTNPRPAYLYRTVDINFPTVIIDELTKFKGDGGDDYTEILSLLNAGAKAGSVVARMEKIGEKYEAKYYHAFCPKALAGLVSLPETLNDRVLRMDMSRKKAEEKVERLNLRKMGKELAALRDVLYLTGLGYDKDVTEFYDNIEKLDIPQELDDRLRDITEPLFALAGAIDAEKGEVDATTALKAYTQELAGAKGADDHADSAQHTVRALLKLGLEPEGEGSQAILSSKKVLGLFEQEPELAWCDTPWKAGRLINRLGFNSRPHRVGSTVVRGYKLRYRDLQDLRERYLAEGENT; from the coding sequence ATGAACGGTACAACTCTAAAACCAAAATACACCGCGCTTGACTATGCTGCCGAGATCCAAGGCAGATACGACGTCTTGATTGAGGAGCTATCCTCCCTGAACGATCAAGTCGCCCCAAGGCAAACGAATGAACTCTACATGGGGGTTCGGGCATGGTGGGGTGATTTCAATGCCGGGCAACGCGCAACGATTAAGAAGTTACTCAAGGAAAAGCTGGGTATAACCGCCGCAGACATTGAACGGGACACGAAGAACGAAAGGGAAAAATCCAAAGAGGGCGGGACGGCGCTGTCCAGTCAAAGCGGAAAAGAAGTTAACCTGAAACACGGGGGAGACAAGCAAGAGCGACGGGCTCAAAGCATCGTTGAGGACCGAGTATGTTATCGTACTAATAGGGGGTACATAGTCGCCGGTGGACATATAGAGGAAGATGAGACAAACTGCCCTCTATACCACTTCTCCACTAAAGGCCATATCCGATTTCTTGATGGCGAACAGCCAAAGATTAGTGAGACCTATGACAAGGTTGTAGATAGGCTCTCACGACACGTTGTTTGGAAAAGGCCGCACCACGCCAAGGTGGTTGGACTTTGGATTATGGGTACCTACTTTGCTAGCATATTCACGTGGTACGCTTATCTCTGGCTTACATCTCCTGCCCGGCGTTGCGGGAAAAGCCTGTTATTGGAGCTTGTTTCCCTGCTGGCTTACAATGCCACGCCGATACTAACGAATCCACGCCCCGCTTATCTCTACCGAACGGTAGACATCAACTTCCCCACCGTAATCATTGACGAACTGACCAAGTTTAAGGGCGATGGTGGAGATGACTACACCGAGATATTATCACTGCTAAATGCAGGGGCAAAAGCTGGCTCTGTCGTTGCTCGTATGGAAAAGATTGGAGAGAAGTATGAAGCTAAATATTACCATGCCTTCTGCCCGAAAGCGCTGGCTGGTCTTGTCTCTCTGCCGGAAACATTAAACGACCGTGTATTGCGGATGGATATGTCCAGAAAAAAGGCAGAAGAAAAAGTTGAGAGACTAAACCTGCGGAAAATGGGTAAAGAGTTGGCAGCTCTAAGGGATGTGCTTTACTTGACGGGGCTGGGATACGACAAAGACGTAACAGAGTTTTACGACAACATCGAAAAGCTGGACATTCCCCAAGAGTTGGACGATAGATTACGGGACATCACGGAGCCGCTCTTTGCTTTAGCGGGTGCAATAGACGCAGAAAAGGGAGAGGTGGACGCTACTACCGCCCTTAAAGCATATACCCAGGAGCTGGCAGGGGCCAAAGGTGCAGATGACCACGCAGATTCGGCGCAACACACCGTCCGAGCACTTCTAAAGTTGGGCCTTGAACCGGAAGGCGAGGGAAGCCAAGCAATACTCAGTAGTAAGAAGGTGTTGGGCCTATTTGAGCAGGAGCCGGAACTTGCGTGGTGTGACACCCCCTGGAAAGCCGGACGGCTTATAAACCGCTTAGGCTTTAATTCTAGGCCGCACCGTGTGGGATCAACTGTGGTGAGGGGGTACAAACTACGATACCGGGACCTACAGGACCTCCGGGAACGCTATCTCGCAGAGGGGGAAAATACTTAA